The DNA segment TGCTATCCCTCCTACCAGAACGCAATCAACGCGGTGGCGTTCGACCAGGCCGATGTGTTTCTCGGCGATACCCTTTCCACCCACTACATGATCAACAAGGGCTACCTGAACAACGTGCGCATGGCCAACTTCGGCAAGCAGGAAGCCCAGGGCTTCAGCTTCGCCGTGCGCCGCAACAACCCGCAACTGTTGAACATCATCGACCGTGCGCTCAAAGCCGTGCCGGCCAGTGAACGTGACAGCATTGCCAAACGCTGGAGCGCCGGTAGCAATCTGCTGCTCAGCGAGCAGAAACCGCAACTGACTGAACGCGAAGAAGCCTGGCTCAAACAGCATCCGGTGGTCAGCGTGGTGGTCAACGAGGCGTTTGCACCACTGACGTTTTTCGATAACGACGGCAATTTTCGCGGCATCAGCGCCGACCTGCTCGAGCTGATCCGCCTGCGTACCGATCTGCGTTTCGAGATCCGGCGCAGTCGTAACGACGCGGAAATGATCGAGCAGATTGATCGCCATCAAGCCGATCTGATCGCCGCGCTGCTGCCGTCGGAAGAACGCGAGAAACACCTGAGCTTCAGTCGGCCCTATCTGGAAAACTCCTACGTGTTGCTCACGCGCAAAAGCGCCGACGGCCCGACCAATCTCGGCCAGTTGCGCGGCAAGCAATTGGCAATTGCCCAGGGCAATCCAATGGTGGACTACCTGCGCGAGGAATATCCGCGCATCCATCTGATTGAAACCGCGGACACCTTCAGTGCAGTGTCGCTACTTGCCGAAGGCCGGGTCGACGGCGCGGTGAACTCGCTGGTCATCGCCAACTACTTCATTTCCTCGCGGATCTTCAATCAGCCGCTGCAGATCACTACCACCATTGGTACGAGTCAGGCCGCATTTTCGCTGGCGACGGCGCGTGACAACACCGAGCTGACCTCGATCATCAACAAGGCGCTACTGAGCATCGCACCGGATGAACTGGGCGTTATCAATGGCCGGTGGCGCGGTTATTCCACCGCCTCACAGAACATCTGGCACAACTACCAGCGCCTGTTTTATCAGGTCATTCTCGGCGCATGTCTGCTGTTGTTACTGCTATTGGCCTGGAACGCCTACATGCGCCACCAGATCAAACAGCGCCAGGCCGCCGAACGCGCGCTGAACGATCAACTGGAGTTCATGCGTTCACTGGTCGACGGCACGCCGCATCCGATTTACGTGCGCGACCGCCAGGGCTTGCTGCAAAGTTGCAACGAAAGCTACCTCGAAGCATTTGCTGCCAAGCGTGAGGACGTGATTGGCAAAAGCGTCATTGAAGGCACCCTGAGCAATGCTTTCGAGGCCCACGCCTTTCACGCCGATTACCAGCGAGTGGTTGCCGAAGGCACGCCGATGGTGGTCGACCGGCCGTTGCACATCGGCAACCGGCGCCTGACGATCTACCACTGGATATTGCCGTACCGCGATTCCAGCGGCGCTGTACAGGGCATCATCGGCGGCTGGATCGACATCAGCGAGCGTCGTCAATTGTTCGATGAACTGCGCGCGGCCAAGGAGCAGGCGGACGAGGCCAACCGGGCGAAAAGCACCTTTCTGGCGACCATGAGCCATGAGATCCGCACACCGATGAACGCGGTGATCGGCATGCTCGAACTGACCCTCAAACGCATGGATCAACAACACCCGGATCGTTCTTCGATCGATACCGCCTACCATTCGGCCAAGGATCTGCTCGGTTTGATCGGCGACATTCTCGACATCGCGCGCATCGAATCCGGGCGCCTGAGCCTGTGCCCGGAGCGGGTCAATCTGGTCGACACCGTGGCATCGGTCACGCGCATTTTCGACGGCCTCGCCCGGCAGAAAAACCTCGTCCTGCAAACCCTGCTCAATCCACCGGAGCTGGCCGTCGATGTCTATCTCGACCCACTGCGTTTCAAGCAGGTGCTGTCGAATCTGGTCAGCAACGCGATCAAATTCACCGAGCAGGGCCAGGTCAGGATCACCCTTGATCTGATGAACACCGAAGCGCCAGGCCGCGCGCTGATGCAGTTGACCGTGCAGGACAGCGGCGTCGGTATCAACGCCGAGGACCAGCAACGCCTGTTCGCGCCATTTGCCCAGGCACAGAACAGCCATCGACAAAGCCGAAGCGGCGCCGGTCTGGGCCTGGTGATCAGTCGTAACCTGTGCGAAATGATGGGCGGCCAGTTGCAATTAAGCAGCCAGCCGGGAATCGGCACTCAGGTGTGTATCACGCTGGCTGTGGAAACCTTGCCGGCACAGGTGAGCGCCGGCAAAAACGAAGCTGCGATCAAAAAAGCGCGAACGCCTTTATGCGTGCTGGTGGTGGATGACCACCCGGCCAATCGCCTGCTGATGTGCCAACAGCTGGAATTTCTCGGCCATCGCTTCAGCGTTGCCGAAAACGGCTGCGTCGGTCTGCAATTGTGGCAGGCAGGCCACTTCGATCTGGTAATTGTCGATTGCAACATGCCGCTGATGAACGGCTATGAGCTGACCCGCGCCATTCGCCAGCATGAAATGCAGACGCGTTGTCCACCCTGCACGGTATTGGGCTTTACCGCCAATGCGCAACCGGAAGAGGTCCAGCGTTGCAAGCAGGCAGGCATGGACGATTGCCTGTTCAAGCCGCTGAGTCTCAGCCTGCTCAGTGAATGGGTCGACGGCATCACCCCGGCGTCGTCAGGCCTGGCGTTCGATGTGCAAAACCTCGACACGCTGACCGGCGGCAACCCGACACAGACCCGTCGCCTGGTCGCCGAGTTGCTCAAGAGCAGTCGTCTTGACCGCCAGGAGTTGCTGGCGTTATCGCCGGAGCGTGACCGTGCGGCGCTGGCGGAGGTCGCGCACAAGATCAAGGGCGCCGCGCGGATCGCTCAGGCCAAACGCGTCATCGAATGTTGCGAAGCCCTCGAACAGGCTTGCATCAACGCGGCGCCAGCCGATGAGCTTGCCCGCCATTGCGAAGCGAGCGATCAGGCGATGCTCGAACTGGAGCAGGCTTTGCAACAACAATTGACACTGTCGGAGCAAAGCACAATGAGCTCGCCTTAACTATGCTGGGTGCTGAGCAGTGAGTTAACCATCATGGAGAGCCAGAAATGCCCAGCCCACTGCGCCCGGAGCAACGCCGGTTACCGCTGCACGTCCACATCAGCGTCATGTTCACCTGCCTGCTGCTGCTCACCGGGGTCGTGCTGGGGCTTTTCAATTACCGCCAGACCACGCAGATCATCCTGTCGAGCAGCGAGAAACTGTTCAACCGCATCGAACAGGATGTGCGTCTGGACATGGCCGCCACCTATCAACCGATCCGCCATCTGCTGAGCCTGCTGGCCGGTGATCCGGCCGCGCAGGCAGTCAACCTCGAGCAACGCCTGCCCTTGCTGCGACCGTTCAGCCAGTCGCTGACGGACAACCCAAGCCTGGCCTCGCTGTACCTGGGTTATGCCAACGGCGACTTTTTCATGGTGCGGCCATTGCGCAGCGCCGCCATCAAGACCTTGCTCAAAGCGCCCGAGGCCGCTGCGTTTCAGGTCTGGAGCATCGAGCACGATGCGCAGGGCAACCTGCACTCGCAGTCGCTGTTTTTCGACCCGGCACTGCTGCCGGTCGGCCGTCAGGACAACCTCGCCGACCGCTACGATCCGCGCAGTCGCGCCTGGTTCACTCAGGCGCGCGAGCGAAACGAGCAGATCACCACCGAACCCTACGTATTTTTCTCCACACACAATGTCGGCACCACCC comes from the Pseudomonas granadensis genome and includes:
- a CDS encoding transporter substrate-binding domain-containing protein, giving the protein MPSRLKDYLIALSAGLLLSANVFALPVSSPDYALLSRSASDAVTVMLDRPQRQWLLERNELVLGTSAPDYPPFDMTVSGKDYEGLTADYAGLLGQATGLPIRVQRFPSRDAAIRALLDGQVDLLGTANGFEASNANLALSTPYAFDQPVLVTREDETRSLSEGLAGLRLSMVYHYLPLPEVKALYPKALITCYPSYQNAINAVAFDQADVFLGDTLSTHYMINKGYLNNVRMANFGKQEAQGFSFAVRRNNPQLLNIIDRALKAVPASERDSIAKRWSAGSNLLLSEQKPQLTEREEAWLKQHPVVSVVVNEAFAPLTFFDNDGNFRGISADLLELIRLRTDLRFEIRRSRNDAEMIEQIDRHQADLIAALLPSEEREKHLSFSRPYLENSYVLLTRKSADGPTNLGQLRGKQLAIAQGNPMVDYLREEYPRIHLIETADTFSAVSLLAEGRVDGAVNSLVIANYFISSRIFNQPLQITTTIGTSQAAFSLATARDNTELTSIINKALLSIAPDELGVINGRWRGYSTASQNIWHNYQRLFYQVILGACLLLLLLLAWNAYMRHQIKQRQAAERALNDQLEFMRSLVDGTPHPIYVRDRQGLLQSCNESYLEAFAAKREDVIGKSVIEGTLSNAFEAHAFHADYQRVVAEGTPMVVDRPLHIGNRRLTIYHWILPYRDSSGAVQGIIGGWIDISERRQLFDELRAAKEQADEANRAKSTFLATMSHEIRTPMNAVIGMLELTLKRMDQQHPDRSSIDTAYHSAKDLLGLIGDILDIARIESGRLSLCPERVNLVDTVASVTRIFDGLARQKNLVLQTLLNPPELAVDVYLDPLRFKQVLSNLVSNAIKFTEQGQVRITLDLMNTEAPGRALMQLTVQDSGVGINAEDQQRLFAPFAQAQNSHRQSRSGAGLGLVISRNLCEMMGGQLQLSSQPGIGTQVCITLAVETLPAQVSAGKNEAAIKKARTPLCVLVVDDHPANRLLMCQQLEFLGHRFSVAENGCVGLQLWQAGHFDLVIVDCNMPLMNGYELTRAIRQHEMQTRCPPCTVLGFTANAQPEEVQRCKQAGMDDCLFKPLSLSLLSEWVDGITPASSGLAFDVQNLDTLTGGNPTQTRRLVAELLKSSRLDRQELLALSPERDRAALAEVAHKIKGAARIAQAKRVIECCEALEQACINAAPADELARHCEASDQAMLELEQALQQQLTLSEQSTMSSP